A region from the Mucilaginibacter sp. CSA2-8R genome encodes:
- a CDS encoding RagB/SusD family nutrient uptake outer membrane protein, whose product MKFYNKTLIAVAAFVSAVSYSGCKKFTEVEPQSQYSLDQAFSNVSNATTALIGVYDELSGDNGYGIRISLYYPYDSDEGIVSGSIDNGRRGIGRYQLQTSNTELTNPFNQLYRGVEKANLCIDQIPQMTAYNSGSDADKKELRRLYGEALTLRAQYLFELVRNWGDVPAPFIPSYKQPDLFIPAANRDATYDHLIDDLALAQTLLPWRTETARNERITKGAAKALRAKIALFRGGYSLRTDTKLMERRSDYLKYYTICRDECADLMANRGQHTLNPVYEDVWKKYISTFTPDPVGEIIFEVGAGGGNSVSDSRMANYDGPVINAASRYGTGGGGVMMLPNFFYAFNPLDTRRDVSVPVYSIGATNLKSLRRLGELTDGKFRRDWRVPLLPGTVLNVGYNWPLIRFADVLLMFAEADNEVKGAPSAEAKAAFEEVRKRGFKGNETAIGITPSDKAGFFDAIVNERYLEFGGEGIRKYDLIRWNLLGTKIADARLKITQIRDNVGQYANVPQYIYWKNNGEEIQYFAANPFTTTAVPSPTTGWTRTDWRQHLVFSVSSTGTISGASIDNLPLQDGIARFFTPNKSELFPYTTAILDTYGGRLKQNPGY is encoded by the coding sequence ATGAAATTCTATAATAAGACATTAATTGCTGTTGCCGCTTTTGTTAGCGCTGTATCGTACAGTGGCTGTAAAAAGTTTACCGAGGTTGAACCGCAATCGCAATATAGCCTCGATCAGGCATTTTCAAACGTATCAAATGCTACCACCGCTCTAATCGGTGTATATGATGAGCTTTCGGGCGATAATGGCTATGGCATCCGTATCAGCTTGTATTACCCTTACGATTCGGACGAGGGTATTGTAAGCGGGTCTATTGATAATGGTAGGCGGGGTATTGGCCGTTACCAGTTGCAAACCTCCAACACTGAGTTAACCAATCCATTCAACCAGTTATACCGCGGGGTAGAGAAGGCAAACTTATGTATTGACCAGATACCGCAAATGACTGCTTATAATAGTGGTTCGGATGCCGACAAAAAAGAACTGCGGCGCTTGTATGGCGAGGCATTAACACTTCGTGCGCAGTACCTGTTCGAACTGGTAAGAAACTGGGGTGATGTACCTGCGCCGTTCATCCCGTCGTACAAACAGCCCGACCTGTTTATACCAGCGGCTAATCGCGATGCCACTTACGACCATTTGATTGATGACCTGGCACTGGCCCAAACCTTGTTGCCTTGGCGCACCGAAACTGCACGTAACGAGCGTATCACCAAAGGCGCAGCTAAAGCGCTGAGAGCTAAGATTGCCTTATTCAGAGGCGGTTACTCATTACGCACCGACACCAAACTGATGGAGCGCCGGTCTGACTACCTAAAGTATTATACCATTTGTCGCGATGAGTGTGCCGATTTAATGGCCAACAGAGGGCAGCATACCTTAAACCCGGTTTACGAGGACGTGTGGAAAAAGTACATCTCTACCTTTACCCCCGACCCAGTAGGCGAAATTATTTTTGAAGTAGGCGCTGGCGGTGGTAATAGCGTGTCCGATAGCCGCATGGCCAACTACGATGGTCCTGTTATTAATGCGGCATCAAGGTATGGTACCGGTGGTGGTGGTGTAATGATGCTACCCAACTTCTTTTACGCCTTTAACCCGTTAGATACCCGCCGCGATGTAAGCGTGCCGGTATACTCCATAGGCGCTACCAACCTTAAAAGCTTACGCCGCCTGGGCGAGCTGACCGATGGTAAGTTTAGAAGAGACTGGCGCGTGCCTTTACTGCCCGGAACGGTATTAAACGTAGGCTATAACTGGCCGCTTATCCGTTTTGCGGATGTACTGCTGATGTTTGCCGAGGCGGATAACGAAGTTAAAGGTGCACCATCGGCCGAGGCTAAAGCCGCGTTTGAAGAAGTGCGCAAAAGAGGATTTAAAGGTAACGAAACAGCTATTGGCATAACACCAAGCGATAAAGCCGGTTTTTTTGATGCTATTGTAAACGAACGCTACCTGGAGTTTGGCGGTGAGGGCATCCGCAAGTATGACCTGATACGCTGGAACCTGTTAGGAACCAAGATTGCTGACGCGCGGTTGAAAATTACCCAGATCAGGGATAATGTGGGCCAATATGCCAACGTGCCTCAATACATCTATTGGAAAAATAACGGCGAAGAAATTCAATACTTTGCTGCCAATCCTTTCACCACCACGGCTGTTCCGTCGCCTACAACCGGCTGGACACGTACCGACTGGCGTCAGCATTTGGTATTTTCCGTATCATCAACCGGTACTATATCCGGTGCATCTATAGATAACCTGCCGTTGCAGGATGGTATAGCCCGTTTCTTTACGCCTAATAAGAGCGAGTTGTTCCCTTACACCACCGCCATATTAGATACCTATGGTGGCCGGCTTAAGCAAAACCCCGGTTATTAA
- a CDS encoding TonB-dependent receptor, with protein MNKQLLQIFMFLLLSGTAWAQTRSVTGKVVDKSGEPLIGVSLLVKGTTIGASTDVNGSYKINVPETGNPVLVVRYIGYKNQEIAVNNRTQLNITMQGDDASQLNEVVVVGYESVRRRDLTGSVSSVGAKQLKDIPLSNAAEALTGKLAGVQVTTSEGAPGADVVIRVRGGSSITQDNSPIYIVDGIQVENALNVISPQDIASVDVLKDASTTAIYGARGANGVVIITTKGGRSGKTVVSYNGSLGFRKLSKTMDVLNPYDYVVWQYERSRSSQTDRDNFAKQYGSTFDTLQVYKNYPFLNWQEQVFGRTAAFQQHNVSVSGGDAKTTFNLSLTANNEAGIQLQSGFKRYLTNFRLDHQASSKLKVGVTMRYTDQVIRGAGTTNTGTRTTNRLRHTIVYRPLDLPTVPTSDSFDEDYYLNSNQIQNPVILTQAEYRRSPSTDLNLSGYLNFQITKNLSFRSTGGFDNANLRQELFYSKITPTARNFASLPLASIATQQNITINNSNTLQYINNGIAKHHDISVLLGQEIYEFRSNAGTVETRYFPADISPQGALANMSLGSPPSGSVQPRPTTTIAPPNRIFSLFGRVSYAYDKNLLASVTVRGDRSSKFAPENGLLVFPSGTLAYRFSEAGFMKKLSFINDAKIRAGYGVAGNNRIGDLLYLQLYNSTGEYALNHTILPGFTTAALANPNLRWERNVSKNIGLDLSFLKDRLQFTADFYNNTGKDLLLLAAIPQTTGYSSGQLQNIGSTSNKGIELQLNGTPIRGKNFTWTSNFNIAFNRNKVLSLGTVSQQTRSSGWQGSDGADDFIVQVGKPVGQMYGFVTDGYYKIEDFNYANGVYTLKSGVPSDISVFGAPQPGTIKLKDIDGDGQVTLDKDRTIIGNANPKFTGGWNNQFAYKNFDMSVFVNFVYGNDVYNANKLEWTDGSFLNLNMLNVMKDRFTNINSAGVVVTDPAELGALNANAKIWSPVRNQRFYLHSYAVENGSFLRINNVTLGYTMPKKLVNRVGISNVRFYATVNNLAVVTSYTGYDPEISTRRTDPLTQGVDFAGYPRARLYTFGTNITF; from the coding sequence ATGAATAAACAATTACTTCAAATTTTCATGTTTTTACTGCTTTCCGGTACGGCATGGGCGCAAACTCGCTCGGTAACTGGCAAAGTTGTAGACAAAAGCGGCGAACCCCTGATTGGGGTAAGTTTGCTGGTAAAAGGAACCACTATTGGCGCTAGTACCGATGTAAACGGCAGTTATAAAATCAACGTGCCCGAAACCGGCAACCCGGTTTTAGTTGTGCGCTATATTGGATATAAAAACCAGGAAATAGCCGTCAATAACCGTACCCAATTAAACATCACCATGCAGGGCGATGACGCCAGTCAGCTAAATGAGGTAGTTGTAGTGGGTTACGAGTCTGTACGCCGCCGCGATTTAACCGGGTCGGTATCTTCGGTAGGTGCTAAGCAGTTAAAAGACATTCCGCTCTCCAACGCGGCCGAAGCTTTAACCGGTAAGCTGGCCGGTGTGCAGGTAACTACATCTGAAGGTGCACCGGGTGCCGATGTGGTTATACGTGTAAGAGGCGGTAGCTCTATTACGCAGGATAACTCGCCTATCTACATTGTTGATGGTATTCAGGTAGAAAATGCCCTTAACGTCATCTCTCCGCAGGATATTGCCTCGGTAGATGTGTTAAAAGACGCATCTACTACGGCCATTTATGGTGCACGCGGTGCTAATGGCGTGGTAATTATTACCACTAAAGGGGGCCGCTCGGGTAAAACAGTAGTGTCTTATAATGGCTCTCTGGGTTTCCGTAAGCTTTCTAAAACGATGGATGTACTCAACCCCTATGATTATGTAGTATGGCAGTATGAAAGATCGCGCTCCAGCCAAACCGACCGCGATAATTTTGCCAAGCAGTACGGCAGCACCTTTGATACCTTGCAGGTTTACAAAAACTATCCGTTCTTGAACTGGCAGGAGCAGGTTTTTGGCCGTACAGCCGCTTTTCAGCAGCATAACGTTTCTGTTAGTGGTGGTGATGCTAAAACTACGTTCAACTTAAGTTTAACGGCCAATAACGAAGCGGGCATTCAGCTGCAGTCTGGCTTTAAGCGTTATTTAACTAACTTCAGGCTCGACCACCAGGCTTCAAGCAAGCTTAAAGTAGGTGTTACTATGCGTTATACCGATCAGGTAATTCGTGGTGCAGGTACTACCAATACCGGTACCCGAACCACCAACCGCTTACGCCATACCATCGTGTATCGCCCGCTCGATTTACCTACCGTGCCTACTTCTGATTCGTTTGATGAGGATTATTACTTAAACTCAAACCAGATACAAAACCCGGTTATCTTAACCCAAGCCGAGTATCGCAGGTCGCCATCCACCGACCTTAACCTGAGCGGGTATCTAAATTTTCAGATCACCAAAAATCTAAGCTTTAGGAGTACCGGTGGTTTTGATAATGCTAATTTAAGGCAAGAGCTGTTTTACAGCAAAATTACGCCTACCGCCCGCAACTTTGCTTCGCTGCCCCTGGCTTCTATTGCTACACAGCAAAATATCACCATTAACAACAGTAATACGCTGCAGTATATCAATAATGGCATTGCCAAGCATCATGACATCAGCGTGTTGTTAGGCCAGGAAATTTATGAGTTCCGTAGTAACGCAGGTACGGTAGAAACCCGTTATTTCCCTGCAGATATTAGCCCGCAGGGAGCCTTAGCTAACATGAGCCTCGGTTCGCCGCCTTCGGGTTCGGTGCAGCCAAGGCCAACTACTACCATTGCACCACCTAACCGCATCTTCTCGTTGTTTGGCCGGGTGAGCTACGCTTATGATAAAAACCTGCTGGCATCGGTAACCGTACGTGGCGACCGCTCGTCAAAATTTGCACCCGAAAATGGCTTGCTGGTGTTCCCGTCCGGAACGTTAGCGTACCGTTTCTCTGAGGCCGGCTTTATGAAAAAGCTGTCTTTTATTAACGATGCCAAAATCAGAGCCGGTTATGGTGTTGCCGGTAATAACCGTATCGGCGATTTGTTATATCTGCAACTATATAATTCAACTGGCGAGTATGCACTTAACCATACTATTTTACCAGGCTTTACAACAGCAGCATTGGCTAACCCAAACTTGCGTTGGGAGCGCAATGTCTCTAAAAACATCGGCCTGGATTTATCTTTCCTAAAAGACAGACTCCAGTTCACCGCCGATTTCTACAACAATACAGGCAAAGATTTATTGCTATTAGCGGCCATTCCGCAAACTACCGGTTACAGCAGTGGTCAGTTGCAAAACATTGGGTCAACCTCTAACAAGGGTATAGAGCTTCAATTAAATGGTACACCCATCCGTGGTAAAAATTTTACCTGGACCAGCAACTTCAATATTGCCTTTAACCGCAACAAAGTATTAAGCTTAGGTACGGTAAGCCAGCAAACCCGCAGCTCGGGCTGGCAGGGGTCTGACGGTGCCGACGACTTTATTGTACAGGTAGGTAAGCCGGTAGGGCAGATGTATGGCTTTGTAACCGATGGTTATTACAAGATTGAAGATTTTAATTATGCCAACGGCGTGTATACTTTAAAATCGGGAGTACCAAGTGATATATCTGTTTTTGGTGCACCGCAGCCAGGTACCATCAAATTAAAAGATATTGATGGTGATGGCCAGGTTACGCTGGATAAAGATCGTACCATCATTGGTAACGCCAACCCTAAGTTTACCGGCGGCTGGAACAACCAGTTTGCTTACAAAAATTTTGATATGAGTGTGTTTGTAAATTTTGTTTACGGCAACGATGTGTATAATGCCAATAAACTGGAATGGACAGACGGAAGCTTCTTAAACCTGAACATGCTGAACGTAATGAAAGACCGCTTCACCAACATCAATAGTGCAGGTGTAGTGGTTACCGACCCGGCAGAACTGGGTGCATTAAATGCTAACGCTAAAATATGGTCGCCGGTGCGTAACCAGCGTTTCTACCTGCATTCATATGCGGTAGAGAACGGTTCATTTTTGCGTATCAACAACGTGACTCTGGGTTATACCATGCCTAAAAAACTGGTAAACCGGGTAGGTATATCTAACGTGCGTTTTTATGCCACGGTTAATAACCTGGCTGTGGTAACCAGCTACACCGGTTACGATCCGGAAATCAGTACCCGCCGTACTGACCCGTTAACTCAGGGTGTTGATTTTGCAGGCTATCCGCGTGCGCGCCTGTACACTTTCGGAACTAACATTACCTTCTAA
- a CDS encoding LacI family DNA-binding transcriptional regulator codes for MFKAYTIKDIAKALGLSTSTVSRALNGSYEIGAETKKLVVEYAEKVNYRPNPIALSLKEQKSRSIGVVVCEVANNYFSQAINGIESIAYNSGYHVIITQTHESAAREAANIQHLLSRHVDGLLISLSAETTDLSEYKYLLDKGFPIVFFDRIAPNIHTHQVKINNYKGAFDATELLVNQGFTKIAYITNTDNLFISRERFEGFKAALDKHKIGLPAEYIKYCYHGGMLIDELEMAINELMSMAERPQAIFTTSDRLTTRCIPVLKKLGYRIPNDVALAGFTNSDVAESFDPPLTVVRQPAFMMGQLATELLINTIESKCPVYEYTVKEVEAELIVRESSKKIS; via the coding sequence ATGTTTAAAGCCTACACCATAAAAGATATAGCCAAGGCGTTAGGACTTTCAACATCCACAGTTTCGAGAGCATTAAACGGCAGTTACGAAATTGGCGCTGAAACCAAGAAACTGGTTGTTGAGTATGCCGAAAAAGTTAACTACCGTCCCAACCCGATTGCGCTAAGCTTAAAAGAACAAAAAAGCAGATCAATTGGCGTAGTGGTGTGCGAGGTGGCCAATAATTATTTTTCTCAGGCCATCAATGGCATCGAATCAATTGCGTACAACTCAGGGTATCACGTCATTATCACCCAAACACACGAATCGGCAGCAAGGGAAGCGGCTAACATACAGCACTTATTGTCTCGCCATGTAGATGGACTGCTGATTTCGTTATCGGCCGAAACTACTGATCTGTCAGAATACAAATACCTGCTGGATAAAGGATTTCCGATTGTTTTTTTTGACCGTATCGCACCTAACATTCATACCCACCAGGTAAAAATCAATAATTATAAGGGGGCGTTTGATGCCACCGAACTGCTCGTTAATCAGGGCTTTACTAAGATTGCCTACATTACCAATACGGATAATCTATTCATTAGCCGCGAACGTTTTGAAGGCTTTAAAGCCGCGTTAGATAAACACAAGATCGGCTTACCAGCCGAATATATTAAATATTGTTACCATGGCGGTATGCTGATAGACGAACTGGAAATGGCAATAAACGAATTAATGAGCATGGCCGAACGGCCGCAGGCTATATTTACCACCAGCGACCGCCTGACTACCCGCTGTATACCTGTGCTTAAAAAATTAGGCTACCGTATTCCTAATGATGTAGCGCTGGCCGGCTTCACCAATTCGGACGTGGCCGAATCATTTGACCCGCCATTAACCGTTGTGCGGCAACCCGCTTTTATGATGGGACAGTTAGCTACCGAGCTATTAATTAACACCATTGAAAGTAAATGTCCGGTTTACGAGTACACCGTTAAAGAAGTAGAAGCGGAGTTAATTGTGCGCGAATCATCCAAAAAAATATCCTGA
- a CDS encoding DUF4394 domain-containing protein, whose translation MKSIKTFIPVKVAALCALAFLFSATSCKKDRRNNEGETIVIAPNVTVYALRQDNRLLGFNAQSGAEVSAQVSITGMQTGETMLAIDFRPATGQLYGVSSGSRIYVINPTTGVARAINSTPFTPAINGTAVGFDFNPTVDRIRLITSNGQNLRLNPETGLIAFTDGTLNGATGVKISSAAYTENYAGAATTILYDIDGATQKLYKQDPPNDGKLVEVGSLGVQSTEVADFDISPDNKAALAPITVGGQQGLYVIDLTNGKAYKAANFNNKVLSLAIPTNPVAYAVSVNNELMIFNPANPTPVVKPITGLQTNESVVGIDFRPVNGQLYALGSTSRLYTINTSSGAAAAVGGVFSTALSGTAFGFDFNPTVDRIRVVSNTGQNLRLNPNDGTVAAVDGALTAANNSITGAAYTNNFAGATTTVLFDINSQNGRLYRQDMPNDGTLVEIGSLGVTIDAANGFDIGGSSNIAYAILTVGGTTRLYAVNLQNGALTAGPTFSQGVRGFALGLGF comes from the coding sequence ATGAAATCTATAAAAACTTTTATTCCGGTAAAGGTGGCTGCCTTGTGTGCGCTTGCCTTTCTATTTTCAGCAACTTCATGTAAAAAGGATCGCCGTAATAATGAAGGCGAAACTATTGTAATTGCACCTAATGTTACTGTATACGCCTTGAGGCAGGATAACCGGCTGCTTGGTTTTAATGCCCAATCGGGTGCCGAGGTTAGCGCTCAGGTAAGCATTACCGGTATGCAAACCGGCGAAACCATGCTGGCCATTGACTTTAGACCCGCAACCGGACAATTATACGGCGTAAGCAGTGGCAGCCGTATTTATGTCATCAACCCCACCACTGGTGTAGCCAGGGCTATTAATAGTACACCTTTTACCCCGGCTATTAATGGCACAGCGGTAGGTTTTGATTTTAATCCTACGGTTGACCGTATACGCCTGATAACCTCGAACGGGCAAAACCTACGGCTTAATCCGGAAACTGGTTTAATAGCCTTCACCGACGGAACCTTGAACGGTGCCACCGGTGTTAAAATTTCTTCGGCCGCTTACACCGAAAATTATGCCGGTGCAGCTACCACCATTTTGTATGATATTGATGGCGCTACCCAAAAGTTATACAAGCAAGACCCGCCTAACGACGGTAAACTGGTTGAGGTGGGCAGTTTGGGCGTACAATCAACCGAAGTGGCCGACTTTGACATCAGTCCCGATAATAAAGCTGCACTGGCCCCTATTACCGTAGGTGGGCAGCAAGGGTTATATGTGATTGACTTAACCAATGGTAAAGCTTATAAAGCCGCAAACTTTAATAACAAAGTGTTGAGCTTAGCTATACCAACCAACCCGGTAGCTTATGCTGTAAGCGTGAATAACGAGTTGATGATTTTTAACCCGGCAAATCCTACGCCTGTGGTTAAACCTATTACTGGCTTACAAACTAATGAATCGGTGGTAGGTATTGATTTTAGGCCGGTAAACGGTCAGTTATATGCCTTGGGTAGCACCAGCCGCTTATATACCATCAATACCTCATCAGGTGCCGCTGCTGCTGTTGGCGGAGTATTCAGCACAGCGTTGTCTGGCACTGCTTTCGGATTTGACTTTAATCCAACGGTTGACCGTATACGGGTGGTGAGTAACACCGGCCAAAATTTACGTTTAAATCCTAATGATGGTACGGTAGCGGCAGTTGATGGTGCGCTTACTGCTGCCAACAACAGTATTACAGGCGCTGCATACACCAATAATTTTGCAGGCGCAACTACTACAGTTTTGTTTGATATTAACTCGCAGAATGGCCGCTTATACCGTCAGGATATGCCTAACGACGGTACGTTGGTAGAGATAGGCTCTTTAGGTGTAACTATTGATGCTGCCAATGGCTTTGATATTGGCGGCTCGAGTAATATTGCCTACGCTATATTAACGGTTGGGGGTACCACCAGATTATATGCAGTTAACCTGCAGAACGGTGCACTTACAGCCGGCCCTACGTTTTCTCAGGGTGTGCGGGGCTTTGCATTGGGCTTAGGTTTCTAA
- a CDS encoding helix-hairpin-helix domain-containing protein has translation MKPAIKNYFTLTKSDWNGLVILVLLIIAVMFAPQVYEYYHPPKAVNFYKLNQAVAQLKAAGVTGQGALDDEPDAPERPRKLFVFNPNHLSVQQWQKLGLSDGQIKGIKNYEAKGGRFYTKADVKKMYTLTPADYKQLAPYIQLPAGDTDPDAKPAMIVELNTVDSATLTQLKGVGPAFARRIIQYRNRLGGFHAKKQLKEVYGLDDTHYRDIQSQFTINRNKIKKLDVNAVEYEDLKNFPYLSYKQMNALIQYRKQHGNYETFDELHNVAILDDTTLRQVKPYFKIKK, from the coding sequence TTGAAGCCAGCCATCAAAAATTACTTCACTTTAACCAAATCCGACTGGAATGGGCTGGTTATACTGGTGCTGCTTATCATAGCGGTTATGTTTGCACCGCAGGTGTACGAGTATTATCATCCGCCTAAAGCCGTAAACTTTTACAAACTAAACCAAGCCGTAGCTCAGCTAAAAGCTGCAGGCGTAACCGGGCAAGGTGCTTTAGATGACGAACCGGATGCTCCGGAAAGACCCCGAAAACTATTTGTATTTAACCCTAACCATTTATCGGTGCAGCAATGGCAAAAGCTCGGGCTTAGCGATGGGCAAATTAAAGGTATTAAAAACTACGAAGCCAAGGGCGGGCGGTTTTATACCAAGGCCGACGTGAAAAAGATGTACACCTTAACACCTGCCGACTACAAGCAACTGGCGCCTTACATCCAACTGCCGGCAGGGGATACTGACCCTGACGCAAAGCCGGCCATGATTGTAGAACTGAATACAGTTGATTCGGCCACCTTAACGCAGCTTAAAGGGGTTGGCCCTGCCTTTGCCCGGCGTATTATTCAGTACCGAAATCGGTTGGGCGGTTTTCATGCCAAAAAACAGCTCAAGGAAGTGTACGGACTTGATGATACGCATTACCGCGACATACAAAGTCAGTTTACCATTAACCGCAATAAGATTAAAAAGCTGGACGTGAATGCCGTAGAGTATGAGGATTTAAAGAATTTTCCGTACCTAAGCTACAAACAAATGAATGCACTGATACAATACCGTAAGCAGCATGGCAATTACGAAACGTTTGACGAATTACATAATGTAGCCATCCTTGACGATACAACGTTGCGGCAGGTAAAGCCATATTTTAAAATAAAGAAGTAA
- a CDS encoding GNAT family N-acyltransferase, producing the protein MKIITTDEFAKATKLDKLKMPGLAALLMELMKINQVNDLFAQAQPKQGPEFVDAILKGCGVTIDFDESELKNIPADGAFIAIANHPYGGIEGMILLKILCMVRPDAKLMANFLLKKIPNLADYFIAVNPFENIDHSSSISGIKATFELLRQGTPIGIFPAGEVSTYKLDTKQVTDRMWHPVVGKLIAKAKVPVVPIYFHGNNGLLFNLLSLIHPALRTAKLPSELFNKQGHTIKLRIGKPIQVADIPNAANATQLLNFLRAKTYALGAGLEDEKRLFNPRNLFKIKKESKEIVAPTAAQMMERELEPLREHYRVWTEKNYEVFIAPTALIPCIIREIGRLREVTFREVGEGTNNSTDLDEYDIYYHHLFIWDTKTSMIVGAYRIGMGDEIFESFGKNGFYTANLFKIKPQFSDILKTSLELGRSWIRKEYQQKALPLFLLWKGILKFLIDNPRYRYLIGPVSISNTFSKFSKSLIVDYITKHHFDDELAQYVRPRKKFKVDFSSIDAEALMAGDETFKKLDNLISEIETHHIKVPVLLRQYIALNAKIIGFNIDPKFADCLDGFLVLDLEKVPKDVLDKIGRNL; encoded by the coding sequence ATGAAAATTATAACTACCGATGAGTTTGCCAAAGCTACCAAACTGGATAAGCTGAAGATGCCGGGCTTGGCGGCGCTGCTCATGGAGTTAATGAAAATTAACCAGGTTAACGATTTGTTTGCCCAGGCCCAGCCCAAGCAAGGCCCCGAGTTTGTGGATGCCATTTTAAAAGGCTGCGGCGTTACCATCGATTTTGACGAAAGCGAACTAAAAAACATACCGGCCGATGGCGCCTTTATTGCCATTGCCAACCACCCTTATGGTGGCATTGAGGGGATGATTTTATTAAAGATTTTGTGTATGGTGCGGCCCGATGCTAAACTGATGGCCAATTTTCTGCTCAAAAAAATTCCTAACCTGGCCGATTATTTTATTGCCGTTAACCCTTTCGAAAACATAGACCACTCCTCAAGCATCAGCGGTATAAAAGCTACCTTTGAGCTGCTGCGCCAAGGCACGCCGATAGGTATTTTTCCTGCAGGCGAGGTATCAACCTATAAATTAGATACCAAACAGGTAACCGACCGCATGTGGCATCCTGTAGTAGGCAAACTGATTGCCAAAGCTAAAGTGCCGGTGGTGCCTATCTATTTTCATGGTAATAATGGCTTGCTGTTTAACCTGCTAAGCCTCATTCATCCTGCTTTGCGCACGGCTAAATTACCGTCTGAGCTATTTAATAAGCAGGGGCATACCATTAAGCTGCGTATTGGTAAGCCTATCCAGGTGGCAGATATTCCCAATGCTGCCAACGCTACACAGCTACTCAATTTTTTACGGGCTAAAACTTATGCTCTAGGTGCTGGATTAGAAGACGAGAAACGCCTGTTTAATCCGCGTAACCTGTTTAAGATAAAAAAGGAATCAAAAGAAATTGTTGCCCCTACTGCTGCCCAGATGATGGAGCGCGAACTGGAACCGCTCAGGGAGCACTACCGGGTATGGACCGAAAAAAACTACGAGGTTTTTATAGCCCCTACCGCTTTAATCCCATGCATTATACGTGAAATTGGCCGATTGCGCGAGGTAACCTTCCGCGAGGTTGGCGAGGGTACCAATAACAGTACAGACCTGGACGAGTATGATATTTATTATCATCATCTGTTTATTTGGGATACCAAAACCAGTATGATTGTAGGCGCCTACCGGATTGGCATGGGCGACGAAATTTTTGAGAGCTTTGGCAAGAACGGCTTTTACACTGCCAATTTATTTAAGATAAAGCCGCAGTTCAGCGATATTTTAAAAACCAGTTTAGAGTTAGGCCGCTCCTGGATACGCAAGGAATATCAACAAAAAGCACTTCCGTTATTTTTATTGTGGAAAGGCATTTTAAAGTTTTTGATAGATAACCCGCGTTATCGTTACCTGATCGGGCCGGTAAGCATCAGCAATACGTTTTCTAAATTCTCCAAATCACTCATTGTTGATTATATCACCAAACACCATTTTGATGATGAACTGGCCCAGTATGTAAGACCTCGCAAAAAGTTTAAAGTTGATTTTTCGAGTATTGATGCGGAGGCACTGATGGCCGGCGACGAAACCTTTAAGAAACTGGATAACCTGATTTCTGAAATTGAGACTCATCACATTAAGGTACCGGTGTTATTAAGGCAATATATTGCCTTGAACGCCAAAATTATCGGCTTTAACATCGACCCTAAGTTTGCCGACTGCCTGGATGGCTTCCTGGTTCTGGACCTGGAAAAGGTACCAAAAGACGTATTGGATAAGATTGGCAGAAATTTATAA